From Drosophila virilis strain 15010-1051.87 chromosome X, Dvir_AGI_RSII-ME, whole genome shotgun sequence, the proteins below share one genomic window:
- the LOC6634594 gene encoding lysosomal aspartic protease, producing MLKVFIVGSLALFVAIASYNAQQLHRVPVYRQQNFVKTRANIKAELAHVRAKYQAPLNLVAATNTSTTTTSLPSLELSNTMNMEYYGAITIGTPPQVFKVQFDTGSSNLWVPSNQCTSLACMDHTQYDPASSTSYKYNGTPITLQYITGTMTGYLAVDVVNVNGMNIPDQTFGVATIEPGTTLEDASFDGILGLAYQSLAIDNVVPPFYNMIALGLVANPVFSFYLARNASSDFGGELIFGGSDHSLFAGNMVYVDVSTQDYWQFEVDNITMNGQVLCSQCQAVADTGTSLILAPTAAFELIESQLDIDADGLIDCTRTYPTLKLAIGGVIFGIPSSAYIVFEPENICVLGISYTTTDLWILGDVFIGQYYTEFDLGKNRIGFASVHGLNYTAGGGASSLKHLRFMEFGVLLAVLWKVLEYLN from the coding sequence ATGCTGAAGGTGTTTATTGTCGGCTCGTTGGCGCTCTTTGTGGCCATAGCCAGCTACAATGCTCAGCAGCTGCATCGGGTGCCGGTCTACAGGCAACAGAACTTTGTGAAGACACGCGCCAATATCAAAGCCGAGTTGGCCCATGTGCGTGCCAAATATCAGGCGCCATTAAATCTGGTTGCAGCAACAAACACGAGCACGACCACAACGAGCCTGCCATCGTTGGAGCTGTCGAACACAATGAATATGGAATACTATGGCGCCATCACCATTGGCACACCGCCTCAAGTCTTTAAAGTACAGTTTGACACGGGCTCCTCGAACTTGTGGGTGCCATCGAATCAGTGCACCAGCCTGGCCTGCATGGATCACACCCAATACGATCCGGCCTCCTCCACCAGCTATAAGTACAATGGCACCCCGATAACGCTACAGTATATAACCGGCACTATGACTGGCTATCTGGCCGTTGATGTGGTCAATGTGAATGGCATGAATATACCGGATCAGACGTTTGGTGTGGCCACAATCGAACCGGGTACTACCCTAGAGGATGCCAGTTTCGATGGCATTTTGGGCTTGGCCTATCAGAGTCTGGCCATTGACAATGTTGTGCCGCCATTCTATAATATGATTGCATTGGGTCTGGTCGCGAATCCTGTCTTCTCGTTTTATTTGGCACGCAATGCCAGCTCGGATTTTGGCGGCGAATTGATCTTTGGCGGCTCCGATCACAGCCTGTTTGCGGGCAATATGGTCTATGTGGATGTCAGCACCCAGGATTATTGGCAATTTGAAGTGGATAACATAACAATGAACGGTCAAGTGTTGTGCAGCCAATGTCAGGCTGTTGCCGATACGGGCACCTCATTGATTTTGGCACCAACAGCTGCCTTTGAATTGATTGAGTCTCAGCTGGATATCGATGCCGATGGATTAATCGATTGCACACGCACTTATCCAACGCTAAAGCTTGCCATTGGCGGTGTCATCTTTGGCATACCATCGTCGGCCTATATTGTTTTCGAACCGGAAAATATCTGTGTACTGGGCATTAGTTACACAACCACCGATTTATGGATCTTGGGCGATGTCTTTATTGGTCAGTATTATACGGAGTTTGATTTGGGCAAGAATCGCATCGGATTCGCTTCCGTTCACGGATTAAACTATACCGCCGGTGGCGGGGCGTCTAGCCTGAAACACTTGCGCTTCATGGAATTTGGAGTCTTATTGGCTGTGCTTTGGAAAGTTTTGGAATATCTTAATTGA